A genomic window from Algoriphagus sp. Y33 includes:
- a CDS encoding helix-turn-helix transcriptional regulator, producing MNEKIHHGRNIKRFREMMGIKQESLAFELGPDWSQKKISLLEQKEEVEEDLLRQVAEILKVPAEAIKSFNEESAINFFNSSFNGQFSGVNYHTTFNVNPIEKWVEALEENKKLYERLLESEREKVELLKKMMEK from the coding sequence ATGAACGAAAAAATCCACCACGGCAGGAATATCAAGCGTTTTCGTGAGATGATGGGCATCAAGCAGGAGTCACTGGCCTTCGAACTCGGGCCTGACTGGTCCCAGAAGAAAATCAGCCTGCTGGAGCAAAAGGAAGAAGTGGAGGAAGACCTCTTGCGTCAGGTGGCTGAGATTTTAAAGGTTCCGGCGGAAGCGATTAAGAGTTTTAATGAGGAATCGGCCATCAACTTTTTTAATTCTTCATTCAATGGTCAATTCAGCGGTGTGAATTATCATACAACCTTTAATGTAAATCCGATAGAGAAGTGGGTTGAGGCACTTGAAGAAAACAAAAAGCTTTATGAGCGACTTCTGGAATCCGAGCGGGAAAAGGTGGAGTTGTTGAAGAAAATGATGGAGAAATAG
- a CDS encoding kelch repeat-containing protein yields MKSITIIILFLCMVSGCSSSEEPQVTDPDEVQLEFSNIGEFPSSGRTGAFSFTIGNKIYVGTGYGSNATYYGDFWEYDINSATWKEKASFPLGPFIGGEVLVYNEKGYVFVGGTLSCPELNVACDHIEYTAVHAYDPVSDSWEKVADLPAFRGMNYGDIEVNGDKAILFWGRKTYEISLIDFQFIQKTSAPASIVYSANFRVGNKVYFTCRMDSGKGTKSNYSYDLVTDQWEVLPDFPGIKRYDATGFAQNGFGYILGGKESDYQGEEEQFKEIWQFNPAEESWKMVGEYPGNAYTGQVLEIVGNDIFIGFGDTRSYITFEKDWWRLKIN; encoded by the coding sequence ATGAAATCAATAACCATCATCATTTTATTTCTATGTATGGTATCAGGCTGTTCAAGTAGTGAAGAGCCACAAGTTACAGATCCTGATGAAGTCCAGTTGGAATTTTCCAATATCGGAGAATTCCCCTCCTCTGGAAGAACAGGTGCATTTTCTTTCACCATAGGAAACAAAATTTATGTTGGAACAGGCTACGGCTCTAATGCTACCTATTATGGAGATTTTTGGGAATATGATATAAACTCAGCCACTTGGAAGGAAAAAGCTTCATTTCCTTTGGGACCTTTCATTGGAGGTGAAGTCTTGGTATATAATGAAAAAGGCTACGTGTTTGTAGGCGGTACCTTAAGCTGTCCGGAATTAAATGTTGCATGCGATCATATCGAATACACTGCGGTTCATGCTTATGATCCAGTCTCCGATAGTTGGGAAAAAGTGGCCGACTTACCTGCATTTAGAGGTATGAATTATGGTGATATTGAAGTAAATGGTGATAAAGCAATACTTTTTTGGGGTAGGAAAACATACGAAATCAGTTTAATTGATTTCCAATTCATTCAAAAAACTAGTGCTCCAGCATCTATTGTTTATTCAGCCAACTTCAGAGTCGGAAATAAGGTCTATTTCACGTGCCGTATGGATAGTGGAAAAGGGACCAAATCAAACTATAGTTATGATCTCGTTACAGATCAATGGGAAGTTCTTCCAGATTTCCCGGGCATTAAGAGATACGATGCAACTGGTTTTGCACAGAATGGATTTGGATATATCCTTGGAGGCAAAGAAAGTGATTATCAGGGTGAAGAGGAGCAATTTAAAGAGATATGGCAGTTTAATCCCGCTGAAGAAAGTTGGAAAATGGTTGGGGAATATCCTGGTAATGCTTACACAGGACAAGTTTTAGAAATAGTAGGAAATGATATCTTTATAGGTTTTGGTGACACTAGAAGCTACATCACATTTGAGAAGGATTGGTGGAGGCTTAAAATCAATTAG
- a CDS encoding ornithine cyclodeaminase family protein gives MLIIPEEKISGYLDYTELIGALREIFQSDYTMPLRHHHFYKTPQGDDNTLILMPVWNSEYMGMKQVTVAPANTKGNIPSIFAQYILSDSKTGQPLAIMNATELTARRTACTSALAASYLCRKDAENLLVIGGGSVAKHLVQAHLAVRKFKKISVWMRNTAKMKEFVTSLNIQGIHTEAVTNLEESVGHADLISCATLSKTPIIKGKWIQPGTHLDMIGSHKPTTRETDNDAIRKSSIFVDSREGALHETGELALPIADGIITEKDVKADIVELIKGIHPGRTSREEITLFKSAGLAIEDLAAALLVYKSYSSSVQE, from the coding sequence ATGTTAATTATACCTGAAGAGAAAATCAGTGGATATTTAGATTATACAGAACTGATTGGAGCGCTTCGAGAAATTTTCCAGTCTGACTATACCATGCCATTGAGGCACCATCATTTTTATAAAACACCTCAGGGAGATGACAACACATTGATTCTAATGCCGGTTTGGAACAGCGAATACATGGGCATGAAGCAGGTAACTGTAGCACCGGCAAATACCAAAGGTAATATACCTTCTATTTTTGCGCAGTATATTCTTAGCGATTCCAAAACGGGACAACCTTTGGCTATAATGAATGCCACTGAGCTAACCGCCCGGAGAACGGCCTGTACCTCAGCACTTGCAGCTTCATACCTGTGTAGGAAAGACGCAGAAAATTTACTTGTAATAGGCGGCGGATCTGTGGCTAAACATTTGGTCCAGGCTCATTTGGCTGTAAGAAAATTCAAAAAAATCAGTGTATGGATGCGAAACACTGCCAAAATGAAAGAATTCGTTACCAGCTTAAACATTCAGGGAATTCATACCGAAGCGGTTACTAATTTAGAAGAATCGGTCGGTCATGCAGATCTTATCTCCTGTGCCACGCTTTCCAAAACTCCAATTATTAAAGGAAAATGGATACAACCCGGAACACATTTAGACATGATCGGCTCTCATAAACCGACTACCCGGGAAACGGACAATGATGCCATTCGTAAGAGCTCCATCTTTGTCGATTCGCGTGAAGGAGCATTACATGAAACCGGTGAACTTGCACTGCCTATTGCTGATGGAATCATTACAGAAAAGGACGTTAAAGCTGATATCGTTGAATTAATCAAAGGCATTCACCCTGGAAGAACTTCGCGTGAAGAGATCACTCTTTTCAAGTCTGCAGGCTTGGCTATCGAAGACCTTGCAGCAGCACTATTGGTTTATAAAAGCTATAGCTCCTCTGTCCAAGAGTAA
- a CDS encoding nuclear transport factor 2 family protein: MKDQQKKKIQDYISSYNAFDVNGMIKDLGENIVFENISNGKVNMRTEGLEAFKGQAETAKQYFRKRKQTVQNWQFNNSIVLVDIAYEATLDKDLPNGLKRGDTLELNGKSSFEFSGNAIIRITDES, from the coding sequence ATGAAAGACCAACAAAAGAAAAAAATCCAGGACTATATTTCCTCATACAATGCTTTCGATGTAAATGGTATGATAAAAGACTTAGGAGAAAATATTGTGTTTGAAAACATATCAAATGGGAAAGTGAATATGCGAACGGAAGGATTGGAAGCGTTTAAGGGACAGGCAGAAACTGCAAAACAGTACTTCAGAAAAAGAAAGCAAACGGTTCAAAATTGGCAATTCAATAACTCAATAGTTTTAGTTGACATAGCTTATGAAGCTACTTTGGACAAGGACTTACCTAATGGTCTGAAGCGTGGAGACACGCTTGAATTGAATGGAAAATCCTCCTTTGAATTCAGTGGAAATGCAATTATCAGGATAACGGATGAAAGTTAA